In Thiomonas arsenitoxydans, the genomic stretch AAATTGGCGGAAGAGCGCACCAAGGGCCGGGTGAAGGTGGAGGTCTATCCCAACAGCCAGCTCTATAAAGACAAGGAGGAAATGGAGGCGCTGCAGCTCGGTTCTGTGCAGATGCTCGCGCCTTCGCTGGCCAAGTTCGGACCGCTGGGGGCCAAGGAATTCGAATTGTTCGACCTGCCCTACATCTTCGACGACTACACCGCCCTGCACAAGATCACGCAAGGCCCCATCGGCGCCGGGCTGCTGAAAAAGCTCGAATCCAAGGGCATTCTCGGTTTGGCCTATTGGGACAACGGCTTCAAGGACATGAGCGCCAACAAGCCGCTGCGCAATCCCGCAGACGCCAAGGGCCTGAAGATGCGCATCCAGTCGAGCAAGATTCTTGAGATGGAAATGCGCGCCATCGGCGCCATCCCTCAGGTACTGGCGTTCTCCGAGGTGTATCAGGCGCTGCAGACCGGGGTGGTGGACGGCACCGAGAATCCGCCGTCCAACTTCTACACCCAGAAATTCTATGAAGTGCAGAAGGCCATGACGCAGACCCAGCACGGATATTTGGGTTACGCAGTCATCGTCAACCAGAAGTTCTGGGATGGCTTGCCGGCCGACATCCGCAAAACCCTCGACCAGGCCATGGTCGAAGCCACCGATTTCGCCAACAAAGTGGCGAAGAAGGACAACGACGACGCCACCGAAGCGGTGCGCAAGTCGGGCAAGTGCGAGGTCATCGCCCTCACTCCGGCCGAGCGTCTGGCTTGGAAAAAGGCGATGGTGCCGGTTTACAAACAGGCCGAGTCGCGCGTGCCCAAGGCGCTGATGGACTCTGTGTTCAAGGCGACCGGTTTCGATCCCGCCAAGCTCTGAGTCGTTCAGAATCGATGTGCGAAGCCCGTGCCCAGCGGCATGGGCTTTTGTCGTTCTGCGCGCCTGACAACCCCCTTCCTGATCGGACCCTCCCATGTCTGCTCTTGCCCTGTTCAACCGCGTGCTCGACCGGTTGGAAGAGACGCTGATCGCCATTCTGATGGCGGCGGCGACCTTGCTCATTTTTGTTGCCGTCGTGCATCGCTATATGGCGGGCTTCGCTATTCCCGGCCTGCAGGACTGGCTGTTGTCGCTCAACTTGAGCTGGGCGCAGGAACTCTGCATCTATATGTTCGTGTGGATGGCCAAGTTCGGCGCGGCGTATGGCGTGCGCACCGGCATCCATGTGGGCGTGGACGTGTTGGTCAACCGCCTTGCGCCGGAAAAACAAAAAACCGTCATTCTATTCGGCCTGCTAGCCGGAGCGCTGTTCACCGGCACGGTTGCGGTCATGGGGGCGAACTTTGTCTGGCATGTCGGCCATACCGTCCAGACTTCGCCCGATCTCGAAGTGCCGATGTGGTGGGTGTACCTGGCGATTCCGCTCGGATCGTCGTTGATGTGCTACCGCTTTTTGCAGGTCGCTTGGCGCTTCAACCGCGACGGGCAATTGCCGCACCACGATCCGGGAGCGGTTGAAGGGCTGGATGAGCCGATGGAGATTGCGCCCGGTGCGGACAACATTCATCCGGTGCCGCAGATGGGAGGTGCGAAATGAGCGCGCTGATCATTTTCGCCCTGCTGCTCGTCCTGATGCTCACGGGCATGCCCATTTCCATCGCCCTCGGGCTGACGGTGCTCACCTTCTTGTTCACCATGACCGATGTGCCCATCCAGGCCGTGGCGCTCAAGCTGTTCACCGGGATCGAGAACTTCGAGATCATGGCGATTCCGTTCTTCATTCTGGCCGGCAACTTTCTGACCCACGGCGGCGTGGCGCGCCGCATGATCACCTTCGCCAGCAGCCTCATCGGACATTGGGCGGGCGGGCTGGGGCTGGCCGGGGTGCTGGCTTGCGCGCTGTTCGCCGCGGTGTCGGGGTCCAGCCCGGCCACCGTGGTGGCGATCGGCTCCATATTGATGCCGGCCATGGTCAAGGCCGGGTTTCCGCCACGCTTCGGCGCCGGGGTCATCACCACCTCGGGCGCGCTGGGCATTCTCATTCCGCCGTCGATCGTGATGGTGCTGTATTCAGTTTCCACCAATTCGTCGGTGGGCGCGCTGTTCATGGCCGGGGTGGTGCCCGGCATCATGCTGGCCACCATGCTGGGCGTGACCACCTGGTGGCGCGCCTGGCGAGGCAAGTACCCGCGTCAGCCTCGGGCGACGTGGGCGCAGCGCGGCAAGGCGCTGCGCGAGAGTTTCTGGGGGCTGATGCTCATCCTCATCGTGCTGGGCGGCATCTACAGCGGCATGTTCACCCCCACCGAGGCGGCGGCGATGAGCGCGGTGTACGCCTTCATCATCGCCGTGTTCGTCTACAAGGATCTCAAGCTCAGCGATGTGCCGCGGGTGCTGCTGGCTTCGGCCAATATGAGCGCCATGCTGCTCTACATCATCACCAACGCGGTGCTGTTCTCGTTCCTGATGACCTCGGAGCACATTCCCCAAAACATGGCGCAGTGGCTGCTGGGCGCGGGCCTGGGGCCGATTGCCTTCCTGCTGCTGGTGAATGTGTTGCTGCTGGTGGCCGGCAATGTGATGGAGCCTTCGAGTATCGTGCTGATTCTCGCGCCCATTCTGTTTCCGGTGGCCATGCAACTGGGCATCGACCCGATCCACTTCGGCATCATCATGGTGGTGAATATGGAAGTGGGCATGTGCCACCCGCCGGTGGGCCTCAACCTTTATGTCGCCAGCGGCATCGCCAAGATGGGCATCACCGAACTCACCATCGCGGTGTGGCCTTGGCTGCTGACCATGCTGGTGTTTCTGGGCCTGGTGACCTATATCCCGGCAATCAGCCTGGCGTTTCCCCGCTGGCTGGGCATGGTGCAGTGAACCCCAGCGCGGCTCAGGCCGCCTGCGCTTCGTCGGGCTGGCTGCAAGTCCACTTCTCGCCCATGTCGGACGAGAGGTAGCCGACCAGGCGGAAGTTGTCTTGCGTGGCGCCATTTGGCAGAGTGCGGTAAATGGCTACGCCGTAAGCCCCTCGCAGCCGGGCGTGCTCCGCCTTGGCCAGCGCCTCGACGACTGCGTGGTCGCCGACGGCCACGACATAACTGTGCTGCTCGGCCTCGCCGTGGTGGAAGGCCTGGGCGAAATAGATGAATGTGTTGGCGTTTGTCATGGAAAACCTCCTTGCGTAAGCCGAATAATCGATGCGAAAAGCATAGGACGTTCTGCGCTGGATCAGATGATGAAATCGTGACAAACGATAACGAGGTGGGGCCGTCGAGCGGCCCGGCTGCGATCAAACTGAGATGCGCCCCGCTGCTCGCGGAGCGCATCGGCTTTGCGCTTGACCACTTCGCCGATCAGATCGCCGTCCACAGATAGAGGTAGAGGGTATTCATATCCCGTGCATTGGTGCCGGCGCCGTCAAAATTGGTTTTGGCCCCGAGATATTTGTTGTACAGCGTGTACTGCAAACCGATCCGCAGATTTTTCTCGGGGTTGACCCAGCTCTTGCCAAACGGATTCCAGTCGATTTCAAAAATGGCGCCGTTGGTATTCGGGCTGTTGGTGCGCGAGCTGTAACCGTTGCCATAAACTGCGGCATCGGAGGAGCCTGTGGTTTGAAACAGCCCAAGCGTTGCCCCGTAAGTATTGTCACGCCAGTAGGCCACGTTCAGATTGGCCGAGTTCAGCGTGTTGCTGCCGTTACTCGCGTTGCCTTGCAACAGCGCTTGGTTCAGGTTCTGGCGTTCGTGCATATAGATGGCGTTTGCGGTGATGATGTTCGGGCCGCCATTGAGGAATTGATAGGTCGCATCCAGTCCGATGTCGTGATAGTCGTCTGTGGGCAGTCCGGGCAGACCGCTGGTGTTGATGCGGGCGTCAAATCCCAGCAGGCCGGCCTCGAATACATGAGGGCCGACGGTTTTGGAGTACCACAGCCGCCAGTAGGGCGCTTCGCCTTGCAGGGAGGCGTTGCCCGCATGCAGTGCGTTGGCCCAGTAAGTCGAAAGGTTGTGATAGGCCCCAGCCTCCGCATACCAGCTGT encodes the following:
- a CDS encoding TRAP transporter substrate-binding protein; protein product: MQRRQAVIGLGLAAAGLGLSPLVRAQQPIVIKFSHVVAPNTPKGQAAEYFKKLAEERTKGRVKVEVYPNSQLYKDKEEMEALQLGSVQMLAPSLAKFGPLGAKEFELFDLPYIFDDYTALHKITQGPIGAGLLKKLESKGILGLAYWDNGFKDMSANKPLRNPADAKGLKMRIQSSKILEMEMRAIGAIPQVLAFSEVYQALQTGVVDGTENPPSNFYTQKFYEVQKAMTQTQHGYLGYAVIVNQKFWDGLPADIRKTLDQAMVEATDFANKVAKKDNDDATEAVRKSGKCEVIALTPAERLAWKKAMVPVYKQAESRVPKALMDSVFKATGFDPAKL
- a CDS encoding TRAP transporter small permease, with the translated sequence MSALALFNRVLDRLEETLIAILMAAATLLIFVAVVHRYMAGFAIPGLQDWLLSLNLSWAQELCIYMFVWMAKFGAAYGVRTGIHVGVDVLVNRLAPEKQKTVILFGLLAGALFTGTVAVMGANFVWHVGHTVQTSPDLEVPMWWVYLAIPLGSSLMCYRFLQVAWRFNRDGQLPHHDPGAVEGLDEPMEIAPGADNIHPVPQMGGAK
- a CDS encoding TRAP transporter large permease, whose translation is MSALIIFALLLVLMLTGMPISIALGLTVLTFLFTMTDVPIQAVALKLFTGIENFEIMAIPFFILAGNFLTHGGVARRMITFASSLIGHWAGGLGLAGVLACALFAAVSGSSPATVVAIGSILMPAMVKAGFPPRFGAGVITTSGALGILIPPSIVMVLYSVSTNSSVGALFMAGVVPGIMLATMLGVTTWWRAWRGKYPRQPRATWAQRGKALRESFWGLMLILIVLGGIYSGMFTPTEAAAMSAVYAFIIAVFVYKDLKLSDVPRVLLASANMSAMLLYIITNAVLFSFLMTSEHIPQNMAQWLLGAGLGPIAFLLLVNVLLLVAGNVMEPSSIVLILAPILFPVAMQLGIDPIHFGIIMVVNMEVGMCHPPVGLNLYVASGIAKMGITELTIAVWPWLLTMLVFLGLVTYIPAISLAFPRWLGMVQ